A window of Actinomycetota bacterium genomic DNA:
ATATTATAGATTTTAGGATATACAAGTATTTCTTGATAATCATCAAACAAAATATTGTTACCAGTAAGATTGAATGAATCTTGACCTCTCATAGAAATTGGACCTATTTTATAGAGTCCTCTCTTATCCATATTTAATTTATATTTAATATTGAAATCTTTTTTAGAAAAATCTGTAGGAATAATAAAATTGTTAGAATTACCAAAATAGGAGGGTAATTGGTCCTTTATAATAGGTATTGAAGTAAATATAGCACCTTTATTCTCAGCATGTAAGTTTACATTTAAAATATTATCAACATAAACTCTTTTATGTTCAATTTGCCTTTTAATAGAGAGCTTATTCCTTATCTGGATAGTAGAAAATAGAGAATATAAAAGAGTTATGAAAAAAGTGATAGAAAGAAGAAGAAATTCGTATGAACCAAAAGCTCGGGCTCCTATATAGCTTAAAATTGATAATAAAAGTATTAACCAGCCTCTAAGTTTAATCATTTACTCCACCTCGGGAGCAGGTATTTTCTTTAATATTTCATTTAAAATATCGAAAGCATTTTCACCATGCATTCTGGCTTCTGGAGTTAATATAATTCTATGAGCTAATACTAATGTGACCATCTCCTTAATATCATGAGGTATTACATAATCTCGACCTCTAATTAGTGCAAGTGCCTTTGATGTCTTTAATAGTCCCAAAGAGCCTCTTGGACTTGAACCCAAATAAAGTTTGTCGTTTTTTCTTGTTTGCTCAACTATGCTTACTAGATAATCTTTAATACTTTCATTTACAAATATAGTTTTAGTTACTTCTATCCAGCGACTAACATCCTCACCTGTACAAACTGGAGATATATCATCTATTGCAGGATGAGTTCCGTGTTTTTCTAGAATTACTAATTCATCACTATGAGTGGGATATCCCATAGTTATATGCATGATAAACTTGTCTAACTGGGCTTCTGGTAATGGGTATGTTCCTTCATATTCAATAGGATTTTGAGTTGCTACAACTAAAAATGGTATATTTAATTTATAAGTTATACCATCTACAGTCACCTGTTTTTCTTCCATACACTCAAGAAGACTTGATTGGGTTTTTGGAGAAGCCCTGTTTATCTCATCAGCCAAGATGATATTAGCAAAAACCACCCCTTCTCTGAAATTGAAATCTTGAGTCTTTTGACTATATACAGAAACACCAGTTATATCTGAAGGTAAAAGATCAGGTGTAAATTGAATTCTTTTTAATTTACAATCTATTGATTTTGCAAGAGACTTAGCCAACATTGTCTTTCCAACTCCAGGTACATCTTCAATAAGGACATGTCCCTCAGCAAGGAGTGCTGTTAAGACATATTCAATTACTTTTCTTTTTCCCTCAATTACCTTCTCAATGTTTTTTATAACTTTAATTATTTCTTCCCGTGTTTTCTTTACCTCGTCTCTAACTCTTGACTCCATAAAATCCTCCAATTAAAAAATACATACTCTGAAACAATTTTAACATAATGTATTTTAACTTTTTTAATTTTCTCCTTTCTCTAAAAACTTTTAAATGTCATTGTGAGCTACTGAAGAGATTGCCACGTCGCTAACGCTCCTCGCAATGACAAATAGCAATTTTTATTATTTATTTTAAACTTTATTTTTATAATAGGATGGATAAATTGTTTTTATATGATAAAATTTTTATTAAATATAAATTTTTTATTTGTAAAATTTTAGGAGTATTAATTTTATGCCATGGTTACCAGAAATTGAAATATTAAAAAAGAAACTAAAAAAGGAATTTATAGGAAAGAAAATATTAAGTGTAGAGTTTTATAAAGAGAGCGAATATTATCCACAAGTTAGATTATTAGAATATGAACTTACCAACAAACACATTCTAAATATAACAAGGAAGGGAAAGTATCTAATTTTTTCGCTTGAAGGAGGAAATAATCTAATAGTAGATTTAAAGGTTACAGGAATTCTTAGATACTTTTCAGAAAAACTTTCCATAAACAGTTATACTCCTATGATTTTAGATATAAATAATAGTTATTTATATCTCCAAAACCTGAGCTTAAGATATGTAAGTTCTATACCGACAATGCAACTGAAGAATAATCAAATATTTAGAAATTTAGGTATTGATCCATTATCAAGTGAATACAATATAGAAATATTTTATAAGGCAACAAACAAAAGAATTGGAATGTTAAAAACAAATCTTTTAGATCCTTCCTATATAACTGGGTTGGGAAATTATTATGTAGATGAAATACTTTTTTTGGCAAAATTTCATCCTAAAAAAGAGATATCAAAACTTAATAGATTAGAGATAGAATCTTTATATTCCAGTATAAATAAAATACTAAATGAAAGTATTAATGTTGAAGGATCATCCAGAGAAGGGTTTTGTTACCTTGATGGTAGTAGGGGGAGCTTTCAAAATA
This region includes:
- a CDS encoding DUF58 domain-containing protein, with protein sequence MIKLRGWLILLLSILSYIGARAFGSYEFLLLSITFFITLLYSLFSTIQIRNKLSIKRQIEHKRVYVDNILNVNLHAENKGAIFTSIPIIKDQLPSYFGNSNNFIIPTDFSKKDFNIKYKLNMDKRGLYKIGPISMRGQDSFNLTGNNILFDDYQEILVYPKIYNISRFSPGGVGFIGYEALSSDFISPIGDDFYSLREYVSGDDLRKIHWKSTAKTSTLMIRKVDDATISRVAVIVDGFRGSHLGSGKESTFEYLISAAATIVNYFAKNNYRVRIV
- a CDS encoding MoxR family ATPase translates to MESRVRDEVKKTREEIIKVIKNIEKVIEGKRKVIEYVLTALLAEGHVLIEDVPGVGKTMLAKSLAKSIDCKLKRIQFTPDLLPSDITGVSVYSQKTQDFNFREGVVFANIILADEINRASPKTQSSLLECMEEKQVTVDGITYKLNIPFLVVATQNPIEYEGTYPLPEAQLDKFIMHITMGYPTHSDELVILEKHGTHPAIDDISPVCTGEDVSRWIEVTKTIFVNESIKDYLVSIVEQTRKNDKLYLGSSPRGSLGLLKTSKALALIRGRDYVIPHDIKEMVTLVLAHRIILTPEARMHGENAFDILNEILKKIPAPEVE
- the mutM gene encoding DNA-formamidopyrimidine glycosylase; this encodes MPWLPEIEILKKKLKKEFIGKKILSVEFYKESEYYPQVRLLEYELTNKHILNITRKGKYLIFSLEGGNNLIVDLKVTGILRYFSEKLSINSYTPMILDINNSYLYLQNLSLRYVSSIPTMQLKNNQIFRNLGIDPLSSEYNIEIFYKATNKRIGMLKTNLLDPSYITGLGNYYVDEILFLAKFHPKKEISKLNRLEIESLYSSINKILNESINVEGSSREGFCYLDGSRGSFQNNFNIYDKEGKPCPICRKNIKRIFTGGRGTYICENCQK